In Rhodanobacter humi, the following are encoded in one genomic region:
- a CDS encoding BolA family protein, whose product MSEAMVGEIRARLVAAFSPSELEVVDEGHLHAGHTGEGKGHFHVRIVSAAFTSVLPIRRHRMIYAVLDDLMNHGIHALSIDAK is encoded by the coding sequence ATGAGCGAGGCGATGGTCGGAGAGATCCGCGCACGCCTCGTGGCAGCGTTCTCGCCCAGCGAGCTGGAGGTGGTGGACGAAGGCCACCTGCACGCCGGCCATACGGGGGAGGGCAAGGGTCACTTCCATGTGCGCATCGTCAGTGCCGCGTTCACCAGCGTGCTGCCGATCCGGCGCCACCGCATGATCTATGCGGTGCTGGACGACCTGATGAACCACGGCATCCATGCGCTGTCGATAGACGCCAAGTAA